Proteins from a genomic interval of Yoonia sp. GPGPB17:
- a CDS encoding zinc-binding dehydrogenase, with translation MKQLLQSLKDGSTDLADVPAPKAAHGQLLIRTTKTLVSTGTERMLVTFGKSNLVQKARSQPDKVKMVLEKAKTDGFAATVDAVRSKLDQPLALGYCNVGRVIACGEGLSGFEIGDRIASNGKHAEIVAVPKNLCARIPDDVSDEEAAFTVTASIGLQGIRLANPTLGETVVVTGLGLIGLLTVQMLKAQGCRVLGVDFDATRLQLARQFGAETVDPTVSGDVLVKAAAFSRGAGVDAVIITAATKSNGPISQAAHICRQRGRIILVGVTGLELNRADFYEKELSFQVSCSYGPGRYDSNYEELGQDYPIGFVRWTEQRNFEAVLDMISAGSLDLKPLISHRFDISEGKQAMDLLASKDAALGILLDYPTDQPWAPPARSVVLVDNTAMTTASSKSNVGFLGAGNYAGRVLIPAFQSAGAVLDTVVSGGGVSAVHFGRKFGFAEAAADQSAVLEKDSIDTVVIATRHNAHAGQVIASLKAKQACFLRKAALPDGN, from the coding sequence ATGAAGCAACTTCTCCAATCTCTCAAGGATGGATCAACCGATCTGGCGGATGTTCCTGCACCGAAGGCTGCGCATGGCCAGTTGCTTATACGTACAACAAAAACACTGGTATCGACGGGCACTGAGCGGATGCTGGTCACCTTTGGAAAGAGCAATCTTGTCCAAAAAGCACGTAGCCAGCCCGACAAGGTGAAGATGGTGCTGGAAAAGGCCAAGACTGACGGTTTTGCCGCCACTGTTGATGCGGTGCGAAGTAAGTTGGATCAACCGCTTGCATTGGGGTACTGCAATGTCGGACGGGTTATTGCCTGCGGCGAGGGTTTAAGTGGATTTGAAATCGGCGATCGCATCGCCTCGAACGGCAAACACGCCGAAATTGTCGCTGTTCCCAAGAACCTTTGCGCGCGTATTCCTGACGACGTCAGTGACGAGGAGGCCGCCTTTACCGTTACTGCGTCTATTGGGCTACAGGGTATCCGTCTTGCCAATCCGACGCTGGGCGAAACGGTGGTAGTTACAGGGCTGGGTTTGATCGGTCTTCTGACCGTACAAATGCTCAAAGCGCAGGGGTGTCGCGTATTGGGTGTCGATTTTGATGCCACGCGCTTACAACTCGCGCGTCAGTTCGGCGCAGAAACAGTTGATCCGACGGTAAGTGGTGACGTGTTGGTCAAAGCGGCAGCGTTTTCCCGAGGCGCGGGCGTTGATGCCGTCATTATCACTGCAGCAACAAAGAGCAATGGACCCATCTCGCAAGCAGCCCATATTTGTCGGCAAAGAGGCCGTATCATTCTTGTTGGCGTCACAGGGCTAGAGCTGAACCGCGCTGACTTCTACGAGAAAGAGCTCAGCTTTCAGGTGTCATGTTCATACGGCCCGGGCCGCTACGACAGCAACTATGAAGAGCTGGGGCAGGACTATCCCATTGGTTTTGTCCGTTGGACCGAGCAACGCAACTTTGAAGCCGTATTAGATATGATCAGCGCTGGATCGCTGGATCTGAAACCACTGATTTCCCATCGTTTCGACATCTCTGAGGGTAAGCAGGCAATGGACCTGCTGGCGTCAAAGGACGCTGCGCTGGGTATCTTGCTTGACTACCCAACGGATCAGCCCTGGGCCCCGCCTGCACGAAGCGTCGTTCTGGTTGACAATACGGCTATGACAACCGCCTCAAGCAAATCCAACGTCGGTTTCCTGGGTGCTGGTAACTATGCAGGACGCGTATTGATCCCCGCATTCCAATCTGCCGGTGCAGTTTTGGATACGGTCGTCAGCGGTGGCGGCGTCAGTGCCGTCCATTTTGGCCGCAAGTTTGGCTTTGCTGAAGCTGCGGCTGATCAATCGGCCGTTCTGGAAAAGGACAGCATCGACACCGTCGTCATTGCAACCCGGCACAATGCCCATGCTGGTCAGGTTATTGCATCCCTCAAGGCTAAGCAAGCATGTTTTTTGCGAAAAGCCGCTTTGCCTGACGGAAATTGA
- a CDS encoding Gfo/Idh/MocA family protein has translation MKELLANENEPKSIVMTVNAGAIPANHWSQDAEIGGGRIIGEACHFIDLALHLVGSPIASCQVQALGRSSSSAICDDKVVVTLGFEDGSFAAIHYLANGHKGFPKERIEVFCSGRILQLDNFQKLKGWGWSQFSKMNLWRQDKGQSACAKSFVDAIRRGTQTPIPRSDIFQVSRTAIEAATMARR, from the coding sequence ATGAAAGAGCTTTTAGCGAACGAGAATGAACCGAAGTCGATTGTAATGACCGTCAATGCGGGTGCCATCCCAGCCAATCATTGGTCACAGGATGCCGAAATTGGCGGCGGGCGCATCATTGGTGAGGCATGCCACTTCATTGATCTGGCACTTCATCTTGTAGGATCGCCAATCGCTTCGTGTCAGGTGCAGGCGCTCGGACGGTCATCATCCTCGGCTATCTGCGATGACAAGGTCGTCGTCACCTTAGGGTTTGAGGATGGTTCTTTTGCGGCAATCCATTATTTGGCCAATGGTCACAAAGGTTTCCCAAAGGAACGTATCGAGGTGTTCTGCTCCGGTCGTATTCTGCAACTGGACAATTTCCAGAAACTCAAAGGATGGGGCTGGTCTCAGTTTTCCAAGATGAACCTTTGGCGCCAGGATAAGGGCCAGTCAGCCTGTGCGAAATCCTTTGTCGATGCCATTAGGCGAGGCACACAAACACCCATTCCAAGATCAGATATCTTTCAGGTCAGCCGCACGGCAATTGAAGCCGCGACGATGGCGCGGCGGTAA
- a CDS encoding heparinase II/III family protein — translation MLGRVGLLWRTLRYLQPVQIFGRVYFRMMRPRPNFLPGPRPRAGRGPYRDVARRSARMLGPTKWRFLNEDGELTEIGWQNDQRSKLWRYNQHYFDDLNAEAGQDRLGWHMDLVAIWIKQNPAAHGQGWEPYPTSLRIVNWVKWTCAGQTLTPDMMHSLAVQTRWLTKRLEWHLLGNHLFANAKALVHAGLFFEGPEAEKWLEKGLAILAKELPEQILSDGGQFELTPMYHALALEDLLDLVNIASAYPEAFAAPARSIQVDHWRQTIPAMLRWLLAMSHPDGRIALFSDAAFDIAPSNTALYDYASRLGFARPVIDEEGILDLPASGFSRLAKGSAVLLADLARIGPDYLPGHGHADTLSFELSVYGQRVFVNSGTSVYGLGQERQRQRGTPAHNTVTVNGANSSEVWSGFRVGARARILDRRVVQDDNVLLASASHDGYGRVVTGLKHKRDFRLTTRSLTINDQISRPAQAEARFHLHPAVKATLSSKAEGHLLLPDGQKLSFRVEPGALRLEPATWHPEFGISQDTHCLVAALDDQHICLTLEWP, via the coding sequence ATGCTGGGAAGGGTCGGATTGCTATGGCGTACCTTGCGGTACCTGCAACCCGTGCAGATATTTGGCCGTGTGTATTTTCGTATGATGCGGCCCCGACCAAACTTTTTGCCGGGCCCCCGACCCAGAGCAGGGCGCGGCCCCTATCGGGATGTCGCGCGTCGCTCTGCCCGTATGCTGGGTCCGACAAAATGGCGGTTTCTTAACGAAGACGGTGAATTGACCGAAATTGGTTGGCAGAATGATCAGCGCTCAAAGCTCTGGCGCTACAATCAGCATTACTTTGACGATCTGAATGCCGAGGCCGGACAGGATCGTCTGGGGTGGCATATGGATCTGGTTGCCATTTGGATCAAGCAAAATCCTGCCGCCCATGGACAGGGGTGGGAGCCGTATCCCACATCGTTACGCATTGTGAACTGGGTCAAATGGACCTGTGCCGGGCAAACATTGACCCCAGACATGATGCACAGCCTCGCGGTGCAGACACGCTGGCTGACAAAACGTCTGGAATGGCATCTGCTAGGCAATCACTTATTTGCGAATGCCAAGGCCTTGGTCCATGCAGGGCTGTTTTTCGAAGGGCCGGAAGCAGAGAAGTGGCTGGAAAAGGGCCTTGCAATACTGGCAAAAGAGCTGCCGGAACAGATACTTTCGGACGGTGGCCAATTTGAACTAACGCCGATGTATCATGCCTTAGCGCTCGAAGACCTGCTTGACCTTGTGAACATCGCATCAGCCTACCCGGAAGCGTTCGCGGCCCCGGCGCGGTCAATACAGGTTGATCATTGGCGTCAGACGATCCCAGCGATGCTACGGTGGCTTCTTGCCATGAGTCATCCTGATGGACGCATCGCACTATTTAGCGATGCCGCCTTCGACATCGCACCTTCGAACACCGCCCTATACGACTATGCGTCACGCCTTGGCTTTGCACGGCCTGTCATTGATGAAGAGGGCATTCTTGATCTGCCTGCATCGGGCTTCAGCCGTTTGGCCAAAGGCTCTGCTGTCCTTCTGGCAGATTTGGCAAGGATTGGGCCCGACTATCTGCCCGGTCATGGACACGCGGATACGCTGTCGTTTGAATTGTCGGTTTACGGTCAGCGCGTATTCGTAAACTCTGGCACATCCGTCTACGGCTTGGGGCAAGAACGACAGCGGCAACGTGGTACGCCAGCCCATAATACCGTGACCGTGAACGGTGCAAACTCATCCGAAGTTTGGTCGGGGTTTCGTGTGGGTGCCCGCGCCCGGATTCTGGATCGCCGGGTCGTGCAGGATGATAATGTCCTGCTGGCATCGGCAAGCCATGATGGATATGGCCGTGTGGTCACCGGCTTGAAACACAAGCGGGACTTCCGACTGACCACCCGATCTTTGACAATCAACGATCAGATCAGCCGCCCGGCACAGGCGGAGGCCCGGTTCCATTTGCATCCCGCCGTGAAAGCCACGCTTTCCAGCAAGGCGGAAGGGCACCTGTTACTGCCAGATGGGCAAAAACTATCGTTCCGTGTCGAACCCGGCGCGCTGCGGCTGGAACCTGCTACATGGCATCCAGAGTTCGGGATATCTCAAGACACGCATTGCCTCGTTGCTGCTCTTGACGATCAACATATTTGCCTGACACTGGAGTGGCCCTGA
- a CDS encoding glycosyltransferase family 4 protein: MHILFLTDNFPPEVNAPASRTFEHAREWVKQGHQVTVITCTPNFPDGKVFEGYRNKLWQSEVVAGIRVIRVWSFISRNQGFVRRILDYQSYMISSFFASLFVRHVDVVVGTSPQFFTVCAAWASAAVKRRPFVFELRDIWPESIRAVGAMKASKVLDVFERMEMFLYRRAKAIVSVTHSFKDTLVQRGIDGAKIHVVTNGVDTSQFSPRAKDPELLNEHGLTDAFVAGYIGTHGMAHALETLVDAARLLEADPDAGDIKLMMLGNGARRDAIIARAAGLSNITFVETVSKKEVARYWSLLDVAIIHLRRNDLFKTVIPSKMFECMGMGIPIVHGVEGESADIIARHDVGVPVEPENPAALAAALKRLHARPDLRDRFRQNGLNCAQQYERTSLADEMLLVLTDVVG; this comes from the coding sequence ATGCATATACTCTTTCTCACAGACAACTTCCCGCCAGAGGTCAACGCGCCAGCGTCCCGCACGTTCGAGCATGCGCGCGAGTGGGTAAAACAGGGACATCAGGTTACCGTGATTACCTGCACCCCCAATTTCCCGGATGGAAAGGTCTTTGAAGGGTACAGAAACAAGCTGTGGCAAAGCGAAGTCGTCGCAGGTATTCGCGTTATTCGTGTCTGGAGCTTCATCTCGCGCAATCAGGGCTTTGTCAGACGTATTCTGGACTATCAAAGCTACATGATCAGCAGTTTCTTTGCGTCCCTTTTTGTCCGCCATGTTGATGTCGTCGTTGGCACTTCACCACAGTTCTTTACCGTATGTGCTGCATGGGCGTCAGCAGCAGTCAAACGCAGACCGTTTGTGTTTGAGCTGCGCGACATCTGGCCAGAGTCCATTCGCGCCGTCGGTGCCATGAAGGCATCAAAAGTGCTTGATGTTTTCGAACGGATGGAAATGTTTCTGTACCGCCGCGCCAAGGCCATCGTTTCTGTCACACATTCATTCAAGGATACGCTTGTTCAGCGCGGTATCGACGGGGCGAAAATCCATGTTGTGACAAATGGTGTTGATACGTCGCAGTTTTCCCCCAGGGCCAAAGATCCCGAGCTGCTGAACGAACACGGCCTGACTGACGCATTTGTTGCAGGCTACATTGGCACGCATGGTATGGCCCATGCTTTGGAAACACTGGTCGATGCCGCTCGCCTGCTCGAGGCGGACCCCGACGCGGGCGACATCAAGCTAATGATGCTGGGAAATGGCGCGCGCCGAGATGCGATCATCGCACGTGCAGCGGGCCTGTCGAATATCACCTTTGTCGAAACCGTATCGAAGAAAGAAGTGGCCCGCTATTGGTCGCTGCTGGACGTCGCGATCATCCACCTCAGAAGGAATGATCTTTTCAAGACGGTCATACCATCCAAGATGTTTGAATGCATGGGCATGGGCATACCAATTGTGCACGGGGTCGAGGGTGAATCTGCCGACATCATAGCCCGACATGATGTCGGCGTGCCGGTGGAGCCGGAAAACCCAGCCGCGCTGGCCGCTGCGCTAAAACGATTGCACGCGCGTCCTGATCTGCGTGACCGGTTTCGCCAGAATGGGTTGAATTGTGCGCAGCAGTACGAGCGGACGTCACTTGCGGACGAAATGTTATTGGTTTTGACGGATGTGGTAGGGTAA
- a CDS encoding MraY family glycosyltransferase, with protein sequence MDIERIQLFEIHLVYLALVSFFLCIALIVLARVVPRLRGRADDATAVQAMHVGLTPRVGGVAIFGALACSIFFAPEALVRQYGVFIIATALVFLVGLKEDLGFRVTPRIRLLTVAVASLFVIGLIGDWLRTIGWPVADQALAYWFIGVPFTLLLTAGVSNGFNLIDGVNGLAALAAIGAAFSIALIAEQAGYVPTAVLSMMVAAVVAGFFVLNYPFGLIFLGDAGAYTIGFVLGWFGIATLLNAPAAAPWAILLTMFWPLADTLLAMYRRARSNRDAMLPDRLHMHQLVMRGIEIRVLGRNRRHLCNSLTTAVLAPFVLIPPITGVLLWDDNFAAFLAVLAFLGIFFVSYYAAMAAARRRGKP encoded by the coding sequence ATGGATATTGAGAGAATTCAGCTCTTTGAAATTCACCTCGTCTATCTTGCGCTGGTCTCATTCTTTTTGTGCATTGCATTGATCGTACTTGCACGCGTAGTCCCAAGGTTGCGCGGACGGGCCGATGACGCAACAGCAGTTCAGGCTATGCATGTTGGGCTCACACCACGCGTCGGGGGCGTGGCAATCTTTGGTGCGCTGGCCTGCAGTATATTCTTCGCACCCGAAGCACTCGTGCGGCAGTATGGGGTGTTCATCATCGCGACCGCGCTTGTGTTTCTTGTGGGGCTGAAAGAGGACCTTGGGTTTCGTGTCACACCCAGAATTCGTTTGCTGACGGTTGCCGTCGCCAGCTTGTTCGTCATTGGGCTGATCGGGGACTGGCTGCGAACCATCGGCTGGCCGGTTGCCGATCAGGCGTTGGCGTATTGGTTCATAGGTGTGCCGTTCACCTTGCTTCTGACGGCTGGCGTTTCAAATGGCTTCAATCTGATCGACGGTGTAAACGGCCTGGCAGCTCTCGCTGCGATTGGCGCGGCGTTCTCAATTGCCTTGATCGCAGAGCAGGCGGGATATGTTCCGACCGCAGTATTAAGCATGATGGTGGCCGCAGTTGTGGCGGGCTTTTTTGTTCTGAACTACCCTTTTGGACTGATCTTTCTGGGGGACGCGGGGGCCTATACGATTGGTTTCGTACTGGGTTGGTTTGGTATTGCGACTTTGCTGAATGCGCCGGCGGCGGCACCATGGGCCATCTTGCTGACGATGTTCTGGCCATTGGCGGACACGCTGCTTGCCATGTATCGCCGGGCCCGTAGCAATCGGGATGCGATGCTGCCTGACCGTTTGCATATGCATCAACTGGTGATGCGCGGCATCGAGATCCGCGTCTTGGGCCGCAACAGGCGCCATCTTTGCAATTCGCTAACCACTGCCGTCCTTGCGCCGTTCGTTCTGATCCCACCGATCACCGGGGTGCTGCTGTGGGACGATAACTTTGCCGCTTTTCTGGCCGTCTTGGCGTTTCTGGGGATCTTCTTTGTGTCCTACTATGCCGCCATGGCTGCGGCGCGGCGGCGTGGAAAACCTTAG
- a CDS encoding 1-acyl-sn-glycerol-3-phosphate acyltransferase, giving the protein MRQTTDRRDRRILNQPKTDNPLDALLRARLRIPQGADRRLKLLRWLMRAVDAVNRGFTGQAFFALRETEEILIALDGRTGTDLIHALLAMNGGTQIIPHGLENIPRAGPVVIASTHPIGTFDFIAHAGALLDHRPDLKVVAGRETERFLGAERLIAVDLDSKDRVLTARHTRAGMIAHLNNAGALLVFGSGRVPRMQGGLLVEPPWRTGVTHTSASCAAPIVPASADMRNSRHYYRTRRLVALLSGGNDELGRKVASLRYVSELKAKLGGAYDVHYGPVQPPGTAPETLKILAENLVPGLYN; this is encoded by the coding sequence GTGCGGCAAACGACAGACAGGCGCGACAGGCGAATATTGAACCAACCCAAGACCGATAACCCGCTTGATGCACTTTTGCGCGCGCGGTTGCGTATTCCGCAAGGAGCAGATCGACGGCTGAAGTTACTGCGCTGGCTAATGCGGGCGGTGGATGCTGTTAATCGCGGTTTCACTGGACAGGCTTTTTTTGCCTTGCGTGAAACCGAGGAGATCCTGATCGCGCTCGATGGCCGTACCGGTACAGATCTGATCCACGCGCTGCTGGCAATGAACGGGGGGACACAGATTATTCCCCATGGACTAGAGAACATTCCAAGGGCGGGGCCAGTCGTCATTGCTTCGACCCATCCAATTGGAACATTCGACTTCATCGCGCACGCCGGCGCGTTGCTTGATCATCGTCCTGACCTCAAGGTGGTTGCGGGCCGCGAAACCGAACGGTTTTTGGGGGCCGAACGTCTTATCGCGGTGGATCTGGACAGCAAGGACAGAGTGCTGACGGCACGGCATACGCGGGCAGGCATGATCGCCCACCTGAATAATGCCGGTGCGCTGCTGGTCTTTGGATCCGGGCGCGTGCCACGCATGCAGGGTGGGCTGTTGGTTGAGCCGCCCTGGCGCACCGGTGTGACACATACATCCGCATCTTGCGCCGCACCGATTGTGCCTGCTTCGGCCGATATGCGCAATTCGCGGCACTACTATCGGACGCGCCGACTGGTCGCGTTGTTGAGCGGCGGAAACGACGAGTTGGGGCGCAAGGTTGCATCACTGCGATATGTGTCGGAGCTGAAGGCCAAGCTTGGCGGAGCCTATGATGTCCACTACGGGCCGGTACAGCCGCCCGGAACAGCACCCGAGACTTTAAAGATACTAGCTGAAAATTTGGTTCCGGGACTTTACAACTAG
- a CDS encoding bile acid:sodium symporter family protein encodes MVEDIDAVVLNFSSTSLNILNLVLAIVMFSIALELKPSDFQRLFRAPKALMTGVVSQFILLPALTFCLVVVTNPQPSIALGLILVSACPGGNISNFITHRAGGNSALSVSLTAFSTVAAIFLTPANIAFWGSLYGPTRAILRETAIDPMSVAITVGLMLVLPLCLGMLLNVKRPDITARLRTPLQYVSMGIFITFVVLALASNWQLFLQYATAVAALVFLHNALALAAGYTAATFAGLSVFDRRSITIETGIQNSGLGLILIFGFFNGLGGMAVVAAFWGMWHILSGIFLAGMMSRTTAPGYS; translated from the coding sequence ATGGTTGAGGACATAGACGCCGTTGTACTGAACTTTTCGTCAACCAGCCTGAACATCCTCAATCTGGTTCTGGCGATTGTGATGTTTTCGATTGCGCTTGAACTCAAGCCATCAGATTTTCAACGATTGTTTCGGGCACCCAAGGCCCTGATGACGGGTGTCGTGTCACAGTTCATCCTATTGCCAGCGCTGACGTTTTGCCTTGTTGTGGTAACCAATCCACAGCCATCCATTGCCCTTGGTCTGATCCTTGTGTCGGCCTGTCCGGGTGGAAACATCTCTAACTTCATCACGCATCGGGCGGGTGGCAATTCTGCCCTATCGGTATCTCTCACGGCATTTTCCACTGTCGCCGCGATCTTCCTAACCCCAGCCAACATCGCCTTTTGGGGCAGCCTTTATGGACCGACCCGTGCGATATTGCGGGAAACCGCGATTGATCCGATGTCGGTTGCGATCACTGTGGGGCTGATGCTGGTCTTGCCGCTATGCCTGGGCATGTTGTTGAACGTCAAACGGCCCGATATCACGGCACGCCTGCGGACACCCTTGCAATATGTATCCATGGGTATTTTCATCACCTTCGTCGTTTTGGCTTTGGCCAGCAATTGGCAACTGTTCCTGCAATATGCGACAGCCGTTGCGGCATTGGTGTTTCTGCACAACGCACTGGCGCTCGCCGCAGGATACACTGCGGCTACATTCGCGGGCCTTTCAGTCTTTGACCGGCGCTCTATCACGATCGAGACCGGCATTCAGAACTCTGGCCTTGGCCTTATCCTGATATTCGGGTTCTTTAACGGTTTGGGTGGCATGGCTGTTGTAGCGGCGTTTTGGGGGATGTGGCATATCCTGTCGGGCATCTTTCTGGCCGGTATGATGTCGCGGACCACAGCACCTGGTTACTCCTGA
- a CDS encoding ABC transporter permease: MVDLWDGLTQAFWLVLTFDAELAEIALRSLYVTLTALVIACLIAFPLAAFLAVRRFRFRRLIIAILNALMGLPPVVVGLIVYVLLSRSGPLGVLGLLFTPTAMIIAQVVIIVPLIASIAHQSLRDLWQEYHDLLISMNVTQRQKMRTLIWDARRALLTAALAGFGRGIGEVGAIMIVGGNIDNVTRVLTTAIALETGKGAFGLALALGFVLIALTIAINLTIHWLGKTEREGRW, encoded by the coding sequence ATGGTCGATCTGTGGGACGGTTTGACACAGGCCTTTTGGTTGGTGCTGACCTTTGATGCAGAGCTTGCTGAAATTGCATTGCGGTCTCTTTATGTGACGCTGACAGCATTGGTGATCGCTTGCTTGATCGCGTTTCCCCTGGCTGCATTCCTTGCTGTGCGCCGGTTTCGGTTTCGCCGTCTGATCATTGCCATTTTGAACGCATTGATGGGTTTGCCGCCCGTTGTTGTCGGTCTGATCGTTTATGTTCTCCTGTCGCGGTCGGGGCCCTTGGGCGTTCTGGGCCTGCTCTTTACCCCAACGGCGATGATCATCGCACAAGTCGTCATCATCGTGCCGCTGATTGCCAGCATCGCACATCAGTCTTTGCGTGATCTTTGGCAGGAGTATCATGATCTGCTGATTTCCATGAATGTCACTCAGCGCCAGAAGATGCGGACGTTGATCTGGGATGCCCGGCGGGCTTTGCTGACAGCAGCGCTTGCGGGCTTTGGGCGCGGAATTGGCGAAGTCGGTGCGATCATGATTGTCGGTGGCAATATCGATAATGTCACCCGCGTGTTGACCACGGCCATCGCGCTCGAGACCGGCAAAGGCGCATTCGGCCTCGCGCTCGCGCTTGGATTTGTTTTGATTGCGCTGACTATCGCGATCAACCTTACAATCCATTGGCTTGGCAAAACTGAACGTGAAGGGCGGTGGTAG
- a CDS encoding ATP-binding cassette domain-containing protein, with product MLFPLNVTRAETRRRGKTLVGPVDMQLNGEGATVIIGPNGSGKTTLLSLLHGTARLHAGTIAWQLPMAEARAVQSFVFQRPVMLRRSVVDNIAYPLLIRGVPKPIALAQARDWATRVGLGDMPERAAPSLSGGEQQKLALARAFITEPQVVFLDEPCASLDGRATSEIEAILQDQKACGTRLILSTHDMGQARRLADEVVFLRGGQVHETAPAAQFFDAPQTDAARAFLNGDIVE from the coding sequence ATGTTGTTCCCTCTGAACGTCACAAGGGCCGAGACCCGTCGCCGGGGCAAAACCCTTGTGGGGCCGGTGGATATGCAATTGAATGGCGAAGGCGCGACAGTCATCATCGGACCGAACGGGTCAGGCAAAACCACTTTGCTCAGCCTTTTGCACGGCACCGCGCGGCTGCATGCGGGCACAATTGCCTGGCAACTACCAATGGCGGAAGCGCGCGCGGTACAGTCTTTTGTATTCCAGCGCCCGGTTATGCTGCGCCGGAGTGTCGTGGACAATATCGCTTATCCGCTGTTGATCCGAGGCGTACCAAAACCGATAGCACTGGCACAGGCCCGCGATTGGGCAACACGCGTTGGTCTGGGCGATATGCCAGAGCGTGCCGCACCCAGCCTATCGGGTGGCGAGCAGCAAAAACTGGCTCTGGCCCGTGCTTTCATCACTGAACCACAGGTCGTTTTTCTGGACGAACCCTGTGCGTCTCTTGATGGTCGCGCCACCTCTGAAATTGAAGCCATCCTGCAAGATCAAAAAGCGTGCGGTACGCGTCTTATTTTATCCACGCATGACATGGGTCAAGCCCGCCGTCTTGCCGATGAAGTAGTGTTTCTACGTGGCGGTCAGGTGCATGAAACAGCCCCTGCCGCGCAATTCTTTGATGCGCCACAAACAGATGCGGCGCGCGCCTTTCTGAATGGAGACATAGTAGAATGA
- a CDS encoding substrate-binding domain-containing protein produces the protein MNRFLFAAALFCATAAHAQDSMRMAVTTSFHNSGLSDVLLPEIQADLGLEVQLLIVGTGQALRLGESGDVDAILVHSRAAEEAFVADGFGTHRREIMYNDFVFVGPSDDPAAIGDAADATDSLQRMADTSAPFVSRGDDSGTHKKELGLWGDAGLDPAGFDDWYRAVGAGMGAALNTASGMNAYILSDRASWLNFANKGDLALLFSGDPVLFNQYAYLPVNPGLHDHVKSDLAAQLEDWLTSERAAELINNYTVEGETLFVFNAQAE, from the coding sequence ATGAACCGCTTCTTATTTGCCGCCGCCCTGTTTTGCGCAACCGCCGCCCACGCACAGGACAGCATGCGTATGGCTGTGACCACATCTTTTCACAACTCTGGCCTTTCGGATGTTCTGCTACCCGAAATTCAGGCTGATCTGGGACTTGAGGTCCAGTTGTTGATTGTTGGCACCGGACAGGCGCTGCGCTTGGGCGAGTCTGGTGACGTTGACGCGATCCTTGTGCATTCGCGGGCCGCAGAAGAGGCGTTTGTGGCGGACGGCTTTGGCACGCACCGCCGCGAGATCATGTATAATGATTTTGTCTTTGTGGGGCCGTCGGATGACCCGGCTGCGATCGGTGATGCGGCGGATGCGACCGATAGTTTGCAGCGAATGGCCGATACAAGCGCGCCCTTTGTCAGTCGTGGCGATGACAGCGGCACACACAAGAAAGAACTCGGCCTCTGGGGCGATGCCGGGCTTGATCCGGCCGGTTTTGATGATTGGTATCGCGCGGTGGGCGCAGGCATGGGGGCGGCATTGAATACGGCGTCAGGCATGAATGCCTACATCCTTTCAGATCGGGCCAGCTGGCTGAACTTTGCCAACAAGGGTGACCTCGCCCTTCTGTTTTCAGGTGATCCGGTACTCTTCAACCAGTATGCCTATCTACCCGTAAACCCGGGCCTGCATGACCATGTAAAATCTGACCTTGCCGCGCAGCTGGAAGACTGGCTGACGTCAGAGCGCGCGGCGGAGCTGATCAATAACTACACGGTTGAAGGTGAAACCTTGTTCGTTTTCAACGCACAAGCGGAATAG
- a CDS encoding DUF6505 family protein encodes MMLARAIHFDESDQRVFASPARTGEYCISGGFEFSDWTEGDLVGKARQAFANGWLGLETGGRVTFVAVTQVEQAEIDTLAQQLAAHFVTYYGAPSVEAALPTAQEELAQMAELCADHAPNTLLTVARELTPAGVRESYRAIEAQAAGLEQFAIHVTEDDHGHSH; translated from the coding sequence ATGATGCTTGCCCGCGCGATCCATTTCGATGAAAGCGATCAACGAGTCTTTGCCAGCCCAGCGCGCACCGGTGAATATTGCATCTCGGGTGGGTTTGAGTTTTCGGACTGGACCGAAGGTGATCTGGTCGGCAAGGCGCGGCAGGCCTTTGCGAATGGATGGCTTGGGTTGGAAACAGGCGGGCGGGTGACATTTGTCGCTGTCACCCAAGTTGAGCAGGCAGAGATAGACACACTCGCGCAGCAATTGGCTGCGCATTTTGTGACCTACTATGGCGCGCCCTCGGTAGAAGCGGCGTTGCCTACGGCGCAAGAGGAACTGGCGCAAATGGCCGAACTCTGCGCCGATCACGCACCCAACACCCTGTTGACCGTTGCACGCGAGTTAACACCGGCTGGCGTGCGCGAAAGCTATCGCGCGATTGAGGCGCAAGCCGCCGGGTTAGAGCAATTCGCGATTCACGTGACCGAGGATGATCACGGGCATAGCCATTAG